The following are from one region of the Nicotiana tomentosiformis chromosome 7, ASM39032v3, whole genome shotgun sequence genome:
- the LOC138895291 gene encoding kinesin-like protein KIN-7O, producing MAKISKTVPQKEAASSSGSAGEKIVVEPRLEKLVPGGVFLDAAVAWMSGAVPHLENWVRSLVSTSTYAERAWRDLSKGRWEARTHGLGKDAVMRPPSCDKEALPPISKPEKVINRKRASDSKGQKPKKRVARKPKVNIITLTMESVLSLRDEEEESFCASLRGIFSILRGAEPVRSRSLRLTEERDAFKLLSEQREGEVKGLRADLEASRKEQAELAEQVKRIFEFNDIDSGVMANSSVPQVEKKFNVIRQLRVEVDVVKSEAEEWKKNMDRLASEKETARTQLALAEAQLRSLKEKALVQAKKIEEFQSRLSSANSDRERLATKLAVAKSEVEKTMANADAMVAVYRSDAKAAQVRAKEVTEAAQAQENWVAEHAKCQSRRETLEEIHARGFDLIAEIEKAKELEAETRGLAFPDDDDTGSTSGSLAPRWEPSCLPEKGIDLNLYVVLRIRGITRHKLKK from the exons ATGgcaaaaatatctaaaactgttCCGCAGAAAGAGGCTGCTTCCTCATCTGGGTCGGCCGGCGAGAAAAtagtggtggagccacgccttgaAAAGCTTGTTCCCGGGGG TGTTTTTCTTGACGCAGCCGTTGCTTGGATGTCGGGTGCGGTTCCCCATCTCGAGAACTGGGTCAGGAGCCTGGTTTCGACGTCAACATACGCCGAGCGcgcatggcgcgatttgtcaaagggccggtgggaggctcgtactcatg gtCTCGGAAAAGATGCGGTTATGAGACCCCCATCATGTGATAAAGAAGCTTTACCGCCTATCTCAAAACCGGAGAAGGTGATTAATAGAAAAAGGGCCTCGGACTCCAagggtcaaaaacccaagaagagaGTGGCTCGTAAACCCAAGGTGAACATAATCACTTTAACTATGGAGTCGGTCCtgagtctaagggatgaagaagaagaaa gctTCTGTGCTTCATTACGAGGCATTTTTTCAATCCTGAGGGGAGCTGAGCCGGTACGAAGCCGAAGTTTgaggcttactgaggagagagatgccttcaagcttcttagtgagcagagagaaggagaagtaaaAGGACTTCGGGCTGATCTAGAAGCATCTCGGAAAGAACAAGCTGAGCTTgccgagcaggtaaaaagaatctttgaatttAATGATATTGACTCGGGAGTGATGGCTAACAGTTCGGTCCCGCAGGTCGAGAAAAAGTTCAATGTGATTAGGCAGCTTCGTGTTGAAGTGGACGTAGTGAAATCCGAGGCCGAGGAATGgaaaaagaacatggaccgcctcgcctcagaaaaggagactgcccgAACTCAACTGGCTTTGGCTGAGGCCCAActccgaagcttgaaagagaaagccttggtgcaagccaagaaaatcgaggagttccagtctcggttgAGCTCAGCAAAttctgatcgagagagactgGCCACAAAACTTGCAGtggccaaatcggaggtcgagAAAACCATGGCcaatgctgatgcaatggtggccgTTTATCGATCTGATGCGAaagctgctcaggttcgagcaaaggaggttaCCGAGGCTGCTCAGGCTCAAGAaaactgggttgccgagcatgctaaatgccagtctcgaagggagactctcgaagagatccatgctcgtggcttcgatcttataGCCGAGATCGAGAAagctaaggagcttgaagccgAAACCAGAgggttggcctttcctgatgatgatgataccgggagtACGAGCggatccttagccccacggtgggagcCAAGCTGTTTACCCGAAAAAGGGATAgatttgaatttatacgtagttctaaggatacgtggtataactcggcacaaattaaaaaaataa